In a genomic window of Rhodobacter sp. 24-YEA-8:
- a CDS encoding DUF4118 domain-containing protein, with amino-acid sequence MEPVFVDPPVSGPRPAGPLSKRPQQILAAVLVLVVVTAIVVPSRGWMSEIVALLLLLMAVLVNAAAFGFWPGLGSALVALAVFNFFFVEPHLSLMAAQPQDMVVLLAFLTAAGLTGFLAGRMREQVDSARDRAVVLEVLSSASGALGRAASEEQILDTVIRHVTTLSDAPVALLSRSAAGLIPAPGSLKPREADLQAAEQALIRGRVEMAIADGWTGSHLTFHPLPLGAAARHAVGHRLPEAVDRDTGYREQAIDNVLRQAGAALERLELGRKASEEREISDRQALRAALLSSLSHDLRTPLATILGSVTTLRDLRDSLPPEAQEDLLSATSEEATRLARYVENLLQMTRLLTGASVALHPVEPADCARAAASRAQRAFPGAAITADLPDLPLVMAEAGLVEQVVFSLIENAKAYAPGPVLVTGATDGPDVRLEVQDQGPGLPEAVLAWLATPDLTRGEEKSGLGLPICKGIAQLLGGRLEARPGPGARLALILPAASAAGGGLA; translated from the coding sequence ATGGAGCCTGTGTTTGTCGATCCTCCCGTTTCCGGTCCGCGTCCGGCCGGTCCCCTGTCGAAACGTCCGCAGCAGATCCTGGCGGCGGTGCTGGTGCTCGTCGTGGTGACGGCGATTGTGGTGCCGTCGCGCGGCTGGATGAGCGAGATCGTCGCGCTTTTGCTTTTGCTGATGGCGGTCCTGGTCAATGCCGCCGCCTTTGGCTTCTGGCCCGGGCTCGGGTCGGCGCTGGTGGCGCTGGCGGTGTTCAATTTCTTTTTCGTCGAGCCACATCTCAGTCTGATGGCGGCGCAGCCCCAGGATATGGTCGTATTGCTGGCATTCCTTACGGCGGCGGGGCTGACCGGGTTTCTCGCCGGGCGGATGCGCGAACAGGTCGACAGCGCGCGGGACCGGGCGGTGGTACTCGAGGTTCTGTCCTCGGCCAGTGGTGCGCTTGGTCGGGCAGCAAGTGAGGAACAGATCCTCGATACCGTGATCCGCCATGTGACCACCCTTTCTGACGCACCGGTTGCGCTGCTGAGCCGCAGTGCAGCCGGGCTGATCCCGGCGCCCGGAAGCCTGAAGCCGCGCGAGGCCGATCTGCAGGCGGCGGAACAGGCGCTGATCCGGGGCCGGGTCGAGATGGCGATTGCCGATGGCTGGACCGGGTCGCATCTGACCTTCCACCCGCTGCCTTTGGGTGCGGCGGCGCGCCATGCGGTCGGGCACCGGCTGCCCGAGGCGGTCGATCGTGATACCGGCTACCGCGAACAGGCCATCGACAATGTGTTGCGCCAGGCCGGCGCCGCGCTGGAGCGGCTGGAACTGGGCCGCAAGGCCAGTGAAGAGCGCGAGATCTCTGACCGTCAGGCACTGCGCGCCGCGCTGCTTTCATCGCTGTCGCATGATCTGCGCACGCCGCTTGCGACCATTCTCGGATCTGTCACCACTTTGCGCGATCTGCGGGACAGCCTGCCCCCCGAGGCGCAGGAAGATCTGCTGAGTGCCACATCCGAAGAGGCCACGCGGCTGGCGCGCTATGTCGAAAACCTGTTGCAGATGACGCGGCTTCTGACGGGCGCTTCGGTCGCGCTGCATCCGGTTGAACCGGCGGATTGCGCCCGGGCCGCCGCCAGTCGCGCGCAGCGCGCCTTTCCGGGCGCCGCGATCACTGCCGATCTTCCCGATCTGCCGCTTGTGATGGCCGAGGCGGGGCTGGTCGAACAGGTGGTGTTCAGCCTGATCGAAAACGCGAAAGCCTATGCGCCGGGGCCGGTTCTGGTCACCGGTGCAACGGATGGCCCCGATGTAAGGCTGGAGGTCCAGGACCAGGGGCCAGGCCTGCCTGAGGCGGTGCTGGCCTGGCTCGCCACCCCCGACCTGACCCGGGGCGAAGAGAAAAGCGGCCTTGGCCTGCCGATCTGCAAGGGGATCGCGCAGCTCCTTGGCGGGCGGCTGGAGGCCCGGCCCGGCCCCGGCGCGCGGCTCGCACTGATCCTGCCGGCGGCATCTGCGGCTGGGGGCGGCCTGGCATGA
- a CDS encoding L,D-transpeptidase: MSTNPTRRRALLTAAAGLTALAAPGLLRAETQALPAYPRHNSSGFQMQDWRDHFDSLGSGVIVADFGSRALHYWSGNGQDYRLFPTSVPLTEELTKRGYTEVVRKRVGPDWTPTADMRRRDPSLPAYLPPGKDNPLGTHAMYLSWPAYLIHGTHDTRKIGRPSSSGCVGLYNEHIEQLFAVVPVGTRVRII; the protein is encoded by the coding sequence ATGAGCACCAACCCCACCCGCCGCCGCGCTTTGCTGACTGCCGCTGCCGGGCTGACCGCCCTGGCGGCGCCCGGGCTTTTGCGCGCTGAAACCCAGGCCTTGCCGGCCTATCCGCGGCACAATTCCTCGGGCTTTCAGATGCAGGACTGGCGTGACCATTTCGACAGTCTCGGCTCGGGTGTCATCGTTGCGGATTTCGGCTCGCGTGCGCTGCATTACTGGTCGGGGAATGGGCAGGATTACCGGCTGTTCCCGACTTCGGTGCCGCTGACCGAAGAGCTGACCAAGCGCGGCTATACCGAGGTCGTGCGCAAACGTGTCGGGCCGGACTGGACGCCGACCGCCGACATGCGCCGCCGCGATCCCTCGCTGCCGGCCTATCTGCCGCCGGGCAAGGATAATCCGCTGGGCACCCATGCGATGTATCTGAGCTGGCCCGCCTATCTGATCCATGGCACCCATGACACCCGCAAGATCGGGCGGCCGTCCTCTTCGGGCTGCGTCGGGCTGTACAATGAGCATATCGAACAGCTCTTTGCCGTGGTGCCTGTTGGCACCCGCGTGCGGATCATCTGA
- a CDS encoding ribbon-helix-helix domain-containing protein produces the protein MCELFARQDPDRYVPVTRRIRLNGQSTSVRLEAAFWTILDEIAREQGESTGAFLSTLHREVLEFHGEPGNFASLLRCTCLVRMETRRAAQMPVSRAVA, from the coding sequence ATGTGTGAATTATTCGCCAGGCAGGATCCGGACCGTTATGTGCCGGTCACCCGCCGTATCCGCCTGAACGGGCAAAGCACTTCGGTGCGGCTTGAGGCTGCCTTCTGGACGATCCTGGACGAGATCGCCCGGGAACAGGGGGAATCGACCGGAGCGTTTCTCTCGACGCTGCATCGCGAGGTGCTGGAGTTCCACGGCGAGCCGGGGAATTTCGCCTCGCTTTTGCGCTGCACCTGTCTGGTGCGTATGGAAACCCGCCGCGCCGCCCAGATGCCGGTCAGCCGCGCCGTGGCCTGA
- the dld gene encoding D-lactate dehydrogenase, producing MRDRGELLAGLRQLIGSGHVLTGARATRRFTRGIRYGGGQVEAVLCPGSLVEMWRALNAVIAAGRVVIFQAANTGLTGGSTPWGDDYDRPVVLISVMRLPGIHLIDAGKQVVCLPGSTLDGLERALKPLGREPHSVIGSSCIGASVLGGICNNSGGALIRRGPAYTEMALYAEVRADGTVALVNHLGFDLGDDPETILARVEAGDLPAPLPGEAWGSDRDYAAHVRDVDAETPARFNADQRRLHEASGSAGRLAVFAVRLDTFEAETETTVFCIGTNDPGELTAIRRDMLAGFNSLPVAGEYIHGTAWDIAERYGKDTFLLIRRLGTERISGVFALKSKIDGWTERLGLGTTLSDRIAQALSRLFPKHLPPRLRDFRARYEHHLFLRMGGQGIAEARDYLARRFPSTSGDMFEATASEGAAAFLHRFAVAGAANRYRAVHKREVEDIVALDIALRRNDRDWVETLPPELEAQIAHKLYYGHFFCHVFHQDYVAKKGTDCLGLEHAMWKILDQRGAQYPAEHNVGHLYKAPPQLAGFYQSLDPTNSLNPGLGQTPTARNWQGSCGCGQTH from the coding sequence ATGCGCGACAGGGGTGAGCTGCTGGCCGGGCTGCGTCAGCTGATCGGATCCGGTCATGTGCTGACCGGCGCGCGCGCCACGCGCCGTTTCACGCGCGGCATCCGCTATGGCGGCGGTCAGGTCGAGGCGGTGCTTTGCCCCGGATCGCTGGTCGAGATGTGGCGCGCCCTGAATGCAGTGATCGCGGCGGGTCGGGTGGTGATCTTCCAGGCGGCGAATACCGGCCTTACCGGCGGCTCGACCCCCTGGGGGGACGATTATGACCGGCCCGTGGTGCTGATCAGCGTCATGCGGCTGCCGGGGATCCATCTGATCGACGCCGGCAAACAGGTGGTCTGTCTGCCCGGATCGACGCTGGACGGGCTGGAACGCGCGCTGAAACCTCTGGGCCGCGAGCCGCATTCCGTGATCGGGTCAAGCTGTATCGGCGCCTCGGTGCTCGGGGGGATCTGCAACAATTCGGGCGGCGCGCTGATCCGGCGCGGTCCGGCCTATACTGAAATGGCGCTTTATGCCGAGGTGCGGGCGGATGGCACGGTCGCGCTGGTCAACCATCTGGGCTTTGACCTCGGCGATGACCCCGAAACGATCCTTGCAAGGGTTGAAGCCGGCGACCTGCCTGCGCCCCTGCCGGGCGAGGCCTGGGGGTCTGACCGGGACTATGCCGCCCATGTCCGCGATGTCGATGCGGAAACTCCGGCACGGTTCAATGCCGATCAGCGACGGTTGCATGAGGCGTCGGGATCGGCGGGCAGGCTCGCGGTCTTTGCGGTGCGGCTTGACACATTCGAGGCCGAAACCGAGACAACCGTATTCTGCATCGGCACCAATGACCCGGGTGAGCTGACCGCGATCCGCCGCGATATGCTGGCCGGGTTCAACAGCCTGCCGGTGGCCGGCGAATATATCCATGGCACCGCCTGGGATATTGCCGAACGTTACGGCAAGGATACGTTCCTTCTGATCCGCCGGCTTGGCACAGAGCGCATTTCCGGTGTCTTCGCGCTGAAATCAAAGATCGACGGCTGGACCGAACGGCTGGGCCTCGGCACCACGCTGTCGGACCGGATCGCGCAGGCCCTGTCGCGGCTTTTTCCGAAACATCTGCCGCCCCGGCTGCGCGATTTCCGCGCACGCTATGAACATCACCTCTTTTTGCGGATGGGTGGCCAGGGCATCGCGGAAGCCCGCGATTACCTTGCGCGCCGCTTCCCTTCCACCAGTGGCGATATGTTCGAGGCCACGGCCAGCGAGGGCGCGGCCGCCTTCCTGCACCGCTTTGCCGTGGCCGGGGCGGCCAACCGCTACCGCGCCGTGCATAAGCGCGAGGTCGAGGATATCGTCGCGCTCGACATCGCTTTGCGGCGCAATGACCGTGACTGGGTCGAAACCCTGCCGCCGGAGCTTGAGGCGCAGATCGCGCACAAGCTTTATTACGGGCATTTCTTTTGCCATGTCTTCCATCAGGATTATGTGGCGAAGAAGGGCACCGACTGCCTTGGCCTGGAACATGCGATGTGGAAGATCCTGGACCAGCGCGGCGCCCAATACCCGGCGGAACATAATGTCGGACATCTCTACAAGGCGCCGCCGCAGCTGGCCGGATTTTACCAGAGCCTCGATCCGACCAACAGCCTGAACCCAGGGCTTGGCCAGACCCCCACCGCCCGCAACTGGCAAGGCAGTTGCGGCTGCGGCCAGACCCACTGA
- a CDS encoding response regulator, whose protein sequence is MRLLIVEDDDLLRDGLSVGLRLAGFSPDAVGSVSDARAALTAGNFEAMVLDLMLPDGSGLELLREMRATESDLPVLLLTARDRLEDKVAGLDAGADDYLGKPFELDELAARLRAILRRRQGRAESHLSWNGFVLDPARMRGIIAGREVIFPNREFTLIQALMERPGAILGKSFLEDRLYGWQEEVGSNTVEVHIHKLRTKLGADFIETVRGAGYRLAPEGEA, encoded by the coding sequence ATGCGGCTGTTGATTGTCGAGGATGACGACCTTTTGCGCGACGGGCTCAGCGTCGGGTTGCGGCTGGCCGGGTTCTCGCCCGATGCCGTGGGGTCGGTGTCAGATGCCAGGGCGGCGCTGACGGCAGGAAATTTCGAAGCGATGGTGCTGGATCTGATGCTGCCGGATGGCTCTGGTCTCGAATTGCTGCGCGAAATGCGCGCGACGGAAAGCGATCTGCCGGTCCTTTTGCTGACCGCGCGCGACCGGCTGGAGGATAAGGTCGCGGGCCTTGATGCCGGCGCCGATGATTACCTTGGCAAACCGTTCGAGCTGGACGAGCTTGCGGCGCGGCTGCGCGCGATCCTGAGGCGCCGCCAGGGCCGGGCGGAAAGCCATCTCAGCTGGAACGGGTTTGTGCTTGACCCGGCCCGGATGCGCGGCATCATCGCCGGGCGCGAGGTGATCTTTCCCAATCGCGAATTCACCCTGATCCAGGCATTGATGGAACGCCCCGGCGCGATCCTTGGGAAATCCTTTCTCGAAGACAGGCTTTATGGCTGGCAGGAAGAGGTCGGCTCGAACACGGTCGAAGTGCATATCCATAAACTCCGCACCAAACTTGGCGCCGATTTCATCGAGACAGTACGGGGCGCGGGATACCGGCTGGCCCCCGAGGGCGAGGCATGA
- a CDS encoding potassium transporter Kup — MQNIALTAPPEEPQDTPHETPGDGHSARKPAMAALTLGVLGVVYGDIGTSPLYALREAMVASGATKGHVPAENIFGVISLIIWTLTLIVSVKYVGILLRADNDGEGGTLSLLALAQRALGQMRGRRALVLVVLGILGAALFSGDAVITPAVSVLSAVEGLKLIAPGTAPFVEPVAMAVIVLLFWVQKHGTDFVSRFFGPVMLLWFLVLAAGGLWRLCEAPEVLSALSPHHALQFLLTHQGVALAVLGSVFLAVTGAEALYADMGHFGARPIRIGWFYLTFPALVLNYLGQGAELLTRPEALESPFYLMFPPQLLVPMVVLAMLATVIASQAVITGAFSLAQQAIQLRLLPRLKIRQTSEEQQGQIYLPLINGLLMFGVLALVLTFGSSSALAAAYGISVSGAMLVTSLLAVVVVRWHWRWPVIAILAVMGPLVALEVVFLGSNLMKVADGGYVPLALAGALLVVMLIWRRGTAIVQAKDAEGQLPLAALVTKLGSDRIAKVPGTAVFLTASPENAPVALLHSLKHFRALHEQNIILSIVTRDLPRLSDETRLKYEEIAPGFRRIILQYGYAEDPDVPRALMLARQKGLKFDIMSTSFILSRRSLRPSVRPRMPMWQARLFIWMSRNAASAQDYFRIPAGRVVEIGTQVSL; from the coding sequence ATGCAGAATATTGCGCTGACCGCCCCGCCGGAAGAACCGCAGGACACACCGCATGAAACACCCGGTGACGGGCACAGCGCCCGCAAACCGGCAATGGCGGCGCTTACCCTTGGGGTGCTGGGCGTGGTTTATGGCGATATCGGCACCTCGCCGCTTTATGCGCTGCGCGAGGCGATGGTGGCGAGCGGCGCCACAAAGGGCCATGTGCCGGCTGAGAACATCTTCGGGGTGATCTCGCTGATCATCTGGACGCTGACGCTGATCGTGTCGGTGAAATATGTGGGGATCCTTCTGCGCGCCGATAATGACGGCGAGGGTGGCACGCTTTCGCTGCTGGCGCTTGCGCAGCGCGCGCTCGGGCAGATGCGGGGCCGCAGGGCGCTGGTTCTGGTGGTGCTCGGTATTCTCGGCGCAGCACTTTTTTCCGGCGATGCCGTGATCACGCCGGCGGTCTCGGTCCTGTCTGCCGTCGAGGGGCTGAAGCTGATCGCACCGGGCACGGCGCCCTTTGTCGAGCCGGTCGCCATGGCGGTGATCGTCCTGCTGTTCTGGGTGCAAAAACACGGCACCGATTTTGTGTCGCGCTTTTTCGGCCCCGTCATGCTTTTGTGGTTTCTGGTGCTGGCGGCGGGCGGGCTCTGGCGGCTTTGCGAGGCGCCTGAGGTTCTCTCGGCCCTGTCGCCGCATCACGCCTTACAGTTCCTGCTGACGCATCAGGGCGTGGCGCTGGCGGTGCTGGGGTCGGTCTTTCTGGCCGTCACCGGGGCCGAGGCGCTTTACGCCGATATGGGCCATTTCGGCGCCAGACCCATCCGGATCGGCTGGTTTTACCTCACCTTCCCGGCTTTGGTGCTGAATTACCTCGGCCAGGGGGCCGAACTTCTGACCCGCCCCGAAGCACTGGAAAGCCCGTTCTACCTTATGTTCCCGCCACAGCTGCTGGTGCCGATGGTGGTGCTGGCGATGCTTGCCACGGTGATCGCCTCGCAAGCGGTGATCACCGGCGCGTTTTCCCTGGCGCAACAGGCGATCCAGCTCAGGCTTTTGCCACGGCTGAAGATCCGCCAGACCTCCGAGGAACAGCAGGGCCAGATCTACCTGCCGCTGATCAACGGGCTTTTGATGTTCGGGGTGCTGGCACTGGTGCTGACCTTTGGCAGTTCCTCGGCGCTGGCGGCGGCTTACGGGATCTCGGTCTCGGGGGCGATGCTGGTGACCTCGCTTCTGGCCGTGGTGGTGGTGCGCTGGCACTGGCGCTGGCCGGTGATCGCGATCCTCGCCGTGATGGGCCCGCTGGTTGCGCTGGAAGTGGTCTTCCTGGGGTCGAACCTGATGAAGGTGGCAGATGGCGGCTATGTACCGCTGGCGCTGGCCGGAGCCTTGCTGGTCGTGATGCTGATCTGGCGGCGCGGCACTGCCATTGTGCAGGCGAAAGATGCCGAGGGGCAGTTGCCGCTGGCGGCGCTGGTGACCAAGCTGGGCAGTGACCGCATCGCGAAGGTTCCGGGCACCGCCGTCTTCCTGACCGCCTCGCCCGAAAACGCGCCGGTTGCGCTTTTGCACAGCCTGAAGCACTTCCGGGCGCTGCATGAGCAGAATATCATCCTCTCGATCGTCACCCGCGATCTGCCCCGGCTGAGCGATGAGACCAGACTGAAATATGAAGAGATCGCACCCGGCTTTCGCCGCATCATCCTGCAATATGGCTATGCCGAAGACCCGGATGTGCCGCGCGCCCTGATGCTGGCGCGACAAAAGGGGCTGAAATTCGACATCATGTCGACCTCCTTCATCCTGTCGCGCCGCAGCCTGCGCCCGTCTGTGCGGCCCCGGATGCCGATGTGGCAGGCCCGGCTTTTCATCTGGATGTCGCGCAATGCCGCCAGCGCCCAGGATTATTTCCGCATTCCCGCCGGGCGTGTGGTCGAGATCGGCACCCAGGTGAGCCTCTGA
- a CDS encoding ATP-binding protein, which translates to MSSIRMRLFLILLAATGAVWLSAVVWIQYTTRTEVNHVLDRRLQESAHMVASLIARNGGVVGEAVEMLAHPRPHILPDDGPEGYSHELICQVWGFDGRLKSESDGAPKTRLADDAAGFSEREVDGETWRVYSHIDTEMGVRVMVGDALSMRERLVRGVILGLLVPALAILPVLAALIWFAVGRGLAPLDRLARGLTLRPATDLSAIDPAPGPRELRPMVTALNGLFRRVEAAREHERSFTAFAAHELKTPLAGLKTQAQVAVIAPDEATRNRALAQISTGVARTDRMVRQLLDMTAAENADGSGPEQDGARLLADLAEGLQGLAAQRSVTLEIRGATGLWHTAHAMLLAPALRNLVENAILASPAGGVVEADLTRAANEVRFTVLDRGPGIPEADRAHVTERFWRGASSPSGQGSGLGLAIVAAVMERMSGRLCLSPREGGGERAELILPA; encoded by the coding sequence ATGTCGTCGATCCGGATGCGGCTCTTCCTGATCCTGCTCGCGGCGACCGGAGCGGTCTGGCTCTCGGCGGTGGTCTGGATCCAATATACCACCCGCACCGAGGTCAATCATGTGCTGGACCGGCGCCTTCAGGAATCGGCGCATATGGTGGCCTCGCTGATCGCGCGGAATGGCGGCGTCGTGGGAGAGGCGGTGGAAATGCTGGCCCATCCGCGTCCGCATATTCTGCCCGATGATGGCCCCGAAGGCTATTCACATGAGCTGATCTGCCAGGTCTGGGGCTTTGACGGCCGGCTGAAGAGCGAATCCGATGGCGCACCGAAGACCCGGCTTGCCGATGATGCGGCTGGGTTCTCTGAACGCGAGGTCGATGGCGAGACCTGGCGCGTCTATTCCCATATCGATACAGAGATGGGCGTCCGCGTCATGGTCGGCGATGCGCTGTCGATGCGCGAGCGGCTGGTGCGTGGGGTGATCCTTGGCCTTCTGGTGCCGGCTCTGGCCATTCTGCCGGTGCTGGCGGCGCTGATCTGGTTCGCGGTCGGGCGTGGCCTTGCGCCGCTTGACCGGCTGGCGCGGGGGCTGACCCTGCGCCCGGCGACCGATCTCTCGGCCATTGACCCCGCCCCTGGTCCGCGCGAATTGCGCCCGATGGTCACCGCCCTGAACGGGCTCTTTCGCCGGGTCGAGGCCGCGCGCGAACATGAGCGCAGCTTTACCGCCTTTGCCGCACATGAGCTGAAGACGCCGCTTGCCGGGCTGAAGACCCAGGCCCAGGTCGCAGTAATTGCCCCTGATGAGGCGACACGCAACCGCGCGCTGGCGCAGATCTCGACCGGGGTGGCCAGAACCGACCGCATGGTGCGCCAGCTTCTCGACATGACCGCCGCAGAGAATGCCGATGGCAGCGGACCGGAACAGGACGGCGCGCGGCTCCTTGCCGATCTGGCCGAGGGCCTGCAGGGGCTGGCGGCCCAACGCAGCGTGACGCTTGAGATCCGGGGCGCAACCGGGCTCTGGCATACGGCCCATGCGATGCTGCTGGCGCCCGCTTTGCGCAATCTGGTCGAGAATGCGATCCTCGCCTCACCTGCGGGTGGCGTGGTCGAGGCAGATCTTACGCGCGCGGCAAATGAGGTTCGCTTCACCGTGCTGGATCGTGGCCCCGGCATCCCCGAGGCCGACCGCGCCCATGTGACGGAGCGGTTCTGGCGCGGCGCGTCCAGCCCCTCGGGCCAGGGCAGCGGGCTCGGTCTTGCCATCGTCGCGGCGGTGATGGAGCGGATGAGCGGCAGATTATGTCTCTCGCCCAGGGAGGGCGGCGGCGAGCGGGCAGAGTTGATCCTGCCCGCCTGA
- a CDS encoding GMC family oxidoreductase — MVAKFELDDDSVVLIIGTGSGGGVLANELAQKGVKVVSLEAGGRYMPEDYINDEWDSFAQLAWTDTRTTSGDWRVAKDFSGLPAWIVKAVGGTSIHWAGASLRFQDHEWKARTNYGHVTGANLLDWPIDGAEMAPWYEKAETKLGVTRTGDRPGLPGNNNYKVLEKGAKALGYKEVHTGRMAINSVDYDDRLACQQTGFCFQGCKWGAKWSSAYTDIPKGEATGNLEVRDRCHALKIEHDDKGRVTGVLYADKDGNQHFQKARVVCVAGNSIESPRILLNSASSMFPDGLANSSGQVGRNYLRHVTGSVYGVFEKPVKMWRGTTMAGIVQDEARLDPSRGFVGGYELETLALGIPFMAAFLDPGGWGRSFTSAMDGYENMAGMWIVGEDMPQETNRITLSATAVDQFGMPAPNVHFDDHPNDIAMRNHAYARGEAIYRAAGATRTLPTPPYPSTHNLGTNRMSEKPRDGVVNKHGQSHDIPNLFVSDGSQFTTGAAENPTLTIVALAIRQAEFIAGELSKQNL, encoded by the coding sequence ATGGTTGCGAAATTTGAACTGGACGACGATTCCGTCGTTCTGATCATCGGCACAGGCTCGGGCGGCGGTGTACTGGCGAATGAACTGGCGCAAAAAGGCGTCAAAGTCGTCTCGCTGGAGGCCGGCGGGCGCTATATGCCCGAAGACTATATCAACGACGAATGGGACAGCTTTGCACAGCTGGCCTGGACCGACACGCGCACCACATCGGGCGACTGGCGGGTGGCAAAAGACTTTTCCGGCCTTCCCGCCTGGATCGTCAAGGCCGTGGGCGGCACCTCGATCCACTGGGCAGGGGCCAGCTTGCGCTTTCAGGACCATGAATGGAAAGCGCGCACCAATTATGGCCATGTCACCGGGGCGAACCTGCTCGACTGGCCGATTGACGGCGCGGAAATGGCGCCCTGGTATGAGAAGGCCGAGACCAAACTTGGCGTGACCCGTACCGGCGACCGCCCCGGCCTGCCCGGCAACAACAATTACAAGGTGCTGGAAAAGGGCGCTAAGGCGCTTGGCTATAAAGAGGTCCATACCGGTCGCATGGCGATCAATTCGGTCGATTACGATGACCGTCTCGCCTGCCAGCAGACCGGGTTCTGTTTCCAGGGCTGCAAATGGGGCGCGAAATGGTCCTCGGCCTATACCGATATCCCGAAGGGCGAGGCGACCGGTAACCTGGAAGTCCGCGACCGCTGTCACGCGCTGAAGATCGAGCATGACGACAAGGGCCGCGTCACCGGCGTGCTTTACGCCGACAAAGACGGGAACCAGCATTTCCAGAAGGCGCGCGTGGTCTGCGTCGCGGGGAACTCGATCGAGAGTCCCCGGATCCTGCTGAATTCGGCATCCAGCATGTTCCCGGACGGGCTGGCGAATTCCTCGGGCCAGGTCGGACGCAACTATCTGCGCCATGTCACCGGCTCGGTTTATGGCGTGTTCGAGAAGCCGGTGAAGATGTGGCGCGGCACCACAATGGCCGGGATCGTCCAGGACGAGGCACGGCTTGACCCGTCACGCGGTTTCGTCGGTGGCTATGAGCTGGAGACCCTGGCGCTTGGCATCCCCTTCATGGCCGCCTTCCTTGATCCGGGCGGCTGGGGGCGCAGCTTCACCTCGGCGATGGATGGCTATGAGAACATGGCGGGCATGTGGATCGTGGGCGAGGATATGCCGCAGGAAACGAACCGCATCACGCTGTCCGCAACAGCGGTCGATCAGTTCGGGATGCCCGCCCCGAATGTGCATTTCGATGATCACCCCAATGACATCGCGATGCGCAACCATGCCTATGCCCGGGGCGAGGCGATCTATCGCGCCGCCGGTGCCACGCGAACCTTGCCGACGCCGCCCTATCCGTCGACGCATAACCTCGGCACCAACCGGATGTCGGAAAAACCGCGGGACGGCGTGGTGAACAAACACGGCCAAAGCCATGACATCCCGAACCTTTTTGTCTCGGATGGCAGCCAGTTCACGACCGGAGCAGCCGAGAACCCGACTTTGACCATCGTCGCCCTTGCGATCCGTCAGGCCGAGTTCATCGCCGGCGAGCTGTCGAAACAGAACCTCTGA
- a CDS encoding response regulator transcription factor: MTARQLILVVDDEPQIQRFLVHALTASGYDTTLAATGAGALEAVVQHKPDLMVLDLGLPDMNGKTVIEQLRASSDLPVIVLSAHDQEMEKILALDLGANDFVAKPFAIGELLARLRATLRPRRGAAGGTGAAAALLRSGNLALSRDLREVTVAGAAVKLTPKEFDLLLALLEQPDRIVTHRQLLLRVWGPAHVEDIVYLRVFIGQLRQKLDLAGFDASAIRTEAGIGYRWIHPD, translated from the coding sequence ATGACCGCGCGCCAGCTCATCCTCGTGGTCGATGACGAACCGCAGATCCAGCGCTTCCTTGTCCATGCGCTGACGGCGTCCGGCTATGATACCACCCTTGCCGCGACCGGTGCCGGTGCGCTGGAGGCGGTCGTGCAGCACAAGCCCGATCTGATGGTGCTTGATCTCGGGCTGCCGGATATGAACGGCAAGACGGTGATCGAGCAGCTCCGGGCCAGCTCTGACCTGCCGGTGATCGTGCTTTCGGCCCATGATCAGGAGATGGAAAAGATCCTCGCGCTGGATCTTGGCGCCAATGATTTCGTGGCCAAACCCTTTGCCATTGGCGAGCTGCTGGCGCGGTTGCGGGCCACATTGCGGCCAAGGCGCGGCGCGGCGGGAGGGACAGGGGCGGCGGCAGCCTTGCTGCGCAGCGGCAACCTCGCGCTGTCGCGCGATCTGCGCGAGGTGACGGTGGCCGGCGCGGCGGTGAAACTGACGCCGAAGGAATTCGACCTGTTGCTCGCGCTTCTGGAACAGCCGGACCGGATCGTGACCCATCGCCAGCTTCTGCTCAGGGTCTGGGGGCCGGCGCATGTCGAGGATATCGTTTATCTGCGGGTCTTTATCGGGCAGCTGCGGCAAAAGCTCGACCTGGCCGGCTTTGATGCCAGTGCGATCCGCACCGAGGCCGGGATCGGTTACCGCTGGATCCATCCTGACTGA
- a CDS encoding cytochrome c family protein codes for MKTPVLSLLMSLSLAQAAFAGDAEQGEKVAKKCFACHAFVADAPPKAGPNLVGIIGRRTASVEGYAYSNAMKAWGEEGHIWTAEEIDAFIEAPKTVLPGNKMTFAGLKKPEERADLLAYLATLGE; via the coding sequence GTGAAAACCCCCGTTTTGTCACTGTTGATGTCTTTGTCCCTCGCGCAGGCCGCCTTTGCCGGTGATGCGGAACAGGGCGAGAAAGTCGCGAAGAAATGCTTCGCCTGCCATGCCTTCGTTGCGGATGCGCCGCCGAAAGCCGGGCCGAACCTGGTCGGGATCATCGGGCGCAGGACGGCCTCGGTCGAAGGCTATGCCTATTCCAACGCGATGAAGGCCTGGGGTGAAGAGGGCCATATCTGGACAGCGGAAGAAATCGATGCCTTTATCGAGGCCCCGAAAACCGTGCTGCCGGGCAATAAGATGACCTTTGCCGGGCTGAAAAAGCCCGAGGAACGCGCGGATCTGCTGGCTTATCTCGCAACGCTGGGCGAGTAA